Within the Echinicola sp. 20G genome, the region TAAATGTGGGTTTGGATTTTGGCTTTCTAATGAACCGCATTACAGGTAGTGTGGATTATTACAATCGGCTATCTGACAATCTATTAGTGACCCAAAAACTTCCTTTGGAGATTGGTTTTAGTGACATTGCTTCAAATGCAGCATCTGTTAGAAACAAAGGGGTGGAAATTATGTTGACCACCATCAATGTGGAAAATAGTATGGTGAATTGGTCTACAACATTTACTTTCACCAAAAACACCAACTCCATTGAATCTCTTTATGGACAGTCAGAAGTAGATGACGTTGGAAATGGCTGGTTTATCGGAGAGTCAATCGATGCCCATTACAATTTTATTTATGATGGTGTTTGGCAAGCGGGAGAAGATGCAGCAGCATTTAACCAAACTGAGGGACAGGCTAAAGCAAGAGATGTAAATAATGATGGTGCAATCAATCCCAATGACGATCGGGTGATCCTGGGGTCTTCCAATCCATCCTGGACAGGGGGTATTATTTCCAATTTGCAAGTAGGAAATTTTGACATGAACTTTTCATTGGCTACTCAGCAGGGTGTACTGGCCTACAGTGATTTTCATACCAATTTTACTAATGTTAGAGACAGAGGGCGTCAAAAATTGGCTATACCCAGTTGGTATGTGCCTGAAAACTCCGTGGGCGTACCATCACAGGTGTCCAATGAGTACCCACAACCTAGAAATGAAGGGCAATACTGGGGAACCGGAATGGCGTATTATCGAGATGCATCTTTTGTGAAGATCAATAATATTGGTTTGGGATATAGTCTACCAGAAACTTTGATAAGCAGGGCAAACCTTCAAAAAGTAAGAATATATGTCAATGTACTTAATCCATTCACATTTACGGAGTATGATGGATGGGATCCTGAGTGGGCAGAGGCTAGTTTGGGTATTGGTCGTGTGAGTACAATTACCACGCAGTTTGGATTAAGTGTTAAGTTTTAATCAGAAGATTTGAAGAACTATGAAGAAGATAAATTCAATTTTAGCAATAATCTTTCTGTTTGCAGCTACAGGCTGTGCAGAGTTTCTGGAAGAAGAAAACAAGTCCAATGTAACGGCAGAGGAATTTTATGAAACAGCGGAAGGGTATGAGGCATTGATCAATGCCAATTATTCTGCTCTTAGAGATATTTATGGGGATGATCCATGGATGTTTGTATGTGGAACTGACCTGTATCAAGAAGGAAGAGACCTCCCTCCCCAAGGGTTAAGTAAGTATTTTGAACTGAATAGTTCTTCCTCAGGAGTGGATTTTCTATATGTAAATTGTTATAAGGCCATTCAGTTGGCCAACACGGCCATTCACTATGCGGATATTACCGAGCAAACGGGTGTCACTACCCAATATCTCGGTGAGGCCAGGTTTTTAAGGGCCAATGCTTATTTTCTGTTGGTGCAGCCTTATGGAGGAGTGGGAATGATTACAGAATACGTAGAAGAGCCAATTCTAGCTTTTGATCGCTCCAGTGCTGAAGAAGTCTATGCCTTCATCATTGCAGAGCTTGAAGGAGCTATGGGCCAAGTATCATCTGGTGCATTTGATGGACATGTTAATCAAAGAGCGGTTGAAAACTTATTGGCTAAAGTCCACTTGACCAGGGGGTATGAAGCATTTGCTGCGGCTGATGATTTCTCAAAGGCAGCTACCTATGCAGATAATGTGATCAATGGACAGGGGTTGAATCTAACTTCAGAAGAGCTTTGGGATCCAAGCAATGAAATGAATGAGGAAATAATCTTGTCAGTGCAATGGAGTGCGGGATCTATTAGTGCTGACCCAACAGGAATCGGTAATGAACAACAAAGCTATTTTGGTCCCTACATGGGAGGTTCTGAAGTGGCTGGTGATGCTCCTTACAAGACTTACACAACCTTGCCTACCCGTTTTGCGCTTGACCTTTTTGAAGAAGGGGATGAGCGATGGTATTCTACCTTTATGACAGAAGTATTTGCGCGATACTATGATTATTATGATGTGGATGATCATAGTTCTTTGATGGTTGAGGATTTTTACGAGCCGCAATGGTTTACAGCGCAGGATAGCATCGACTATGTCAATGCGCACCCAGGTGTAGAGTATCATTCATACGGAACTACGGATCCAAACGGAGGGGCTGTTTCATTGGATAGGGCCACCATGATTGTTAAGAAATTTGATGATCCTACCTCTTTGTTCGGTGGAGCCACCAGTACAAGAGATTTTGTAGTAGCCAGGTTGGCTGAAACATACTTGGTAGCTGCAGAAGCTTATTTCCAATCAGGAGATGCCTCTACAGGACTTGATCGGTTGAATGTGGTCAGGGAAAGAGCAGGAGTGGACGATGCTACTCTTGGAGAGCTTGATATCGACTATATTTTGGATGAAAGAGGACGAGAGCTTATGGGAGAGTACCACCGATGGTTTGACCTGAAGAGGACCGGTAAATTAGTGGAAAGGGCTTCTGCTCACAACAGTTGGATTACGCCTTCTAATTTTGAAGGGGCAAATGGCAATCTTAAAATTCTTAGGCCAATTCCACAAAATGCCATAGACCTTAACCAAAATAAAGACTTTCCTCAAAACCCTGCGTATGAATAATATCGGAAGGTTGATTATTAAAATAAACAAAAAGCTCCAGACTTTCATGTCTGGAGCTTTTTGTTTAAAACTTGATCTCCAATTGATCTGGAAGTAGTTTAAATGATTTTCTATGCAATGGAGTGGCCCCCCACTTTTCGATTCCTTCACGGTGCTGCTTGGTAGGGTAGCCAGCATTTTTCTCCCAGCCATAACCAGGATATTGTTTGGCCTTTTCAGCCATTAAATTATCTCTATAGACTTTAGCCAGAATTGATGCTGCTGCAATACTGGCAAATTTGCCGTCTCCTTTTACAATGCAATCGAAGGGTATAGTCAATTCGCTTTTAAACCGATTACCATCTATCAGTAAATGCTCTGGCACAACTTTCAGCATTTCAATTGATCTGCTCATAGCCAAAAAGGATGCGTTTAATATGTTGATTTGATCAATTTCTTCCACAGAAGACTCTGCCACTGCCCAAGCAATGGAGTTGTCTTTGATTTCTTGAACCAAACCCTCCCGATTTCCTTTGCTCAGCTTCTTGGAGTCGTTGATCAATTCATTGGCAAAGTCATTGGGAAGAATTACCGCAGCGGCCACCACTGGGCCACACAGACAGCCTCTACCCACTTCATCACATCCGGCTTCTAATCTATTAGCTTCTAAATAGGGTAATAGCTTCATCGTGGATTTTTTCTTCTCTTGGGAAATATTTATGGATCATTTCTGCTACCAGTCCTGTCCAGCCTGTTTGGTGTGATGCGCCAAGCCCTTTGCCATTGTCTCCATGGAAATATTCATAAAACAGGATGTAATCGCGGAAATGAGGGTCATGTTGCATTTTTGCATTGTCCCCAAATACCGGTCTTATTCCATCTTCATTTCTCTTAAATATCTCAATGTTGCGCATGGATAATTCCTTTGCGATGATATCAAGGGTGACAAATTTACCTGAACCTGTTGGATATTCTATAGGAAAATCGCCACCATAGTAGTAGTTGAATTTTTTCAATGATTCCATGATCAGCCAATTGATCGGGAACCAAATGGGGCCTCTCCAGTTAGAGTTTCCTCCAAACATTCTAGTGTCCGATTCGCCAGGTGTGTATTGTACAGTATGTTCGACACCGTTTAACTTCATGGAATAGGGGTGATCCTTATGGTATTTGGATACCGACCTGACACCATAATCAGAAAGGAATTCATTGGGGTCAAGTACTTTGTTAAGCAGGCTTTTCATCCTGTGTCCCCTGAGCAAGGAGAAAAGGTGTCTTTTATCCTTGCCCGGCTCTATCCAGTTCGAAACCAAAGAAGCTAATTTAGGCTTTTCTTTAAGGAAAAAGTCAAGCCGTTTTTTGAACTCTGTGAGGTTTTCATACATTTCTTCTTTGATGGGTTCCACTGCAAACAAAGGAATAATCCCCACAATGGATTTTACCCTCATTCTCTTAGGACTCTTGTCATCAATATGCAATACATCATAGAAGAAATTGTCCTTGTCATCCCAAAGACTGATATTGTCACCAGAGATATTGTTCATGGC harbors:
- a CDS encoding RagB/SusD family nutrient uptake outer membrane protein, whose translation is MKKINSILAIIFLFAATGCAEFLEEENKSNVTAEEFYETAEGYEALINANYSALRDIYGDDPWMFVCGTDLYQEGRDLPPQGLSKYFELNSSSSGVDFLYVNCYKAIQLANTAIHYADITEQTGVTTQYLGEARFLRANAYFLLVQPYGGVGMITEYVEEPILAFDRSSAEEVYAFIIAELEGAMGQVSSGAFDGHVNQRAVENLLAKVHLTRGYEAFAAADDFSKAATYADNVINGQGLNLTSEELWDPSNEMNEEIILSVQWSAGSISADPTGIGNEQQSYFGPYMGGSEVAGDAPYKTYTTLPTRFALDLFEEGDERWYSTFMTEVFARYYDYYDVDDHSSLMVEDFYEPQWFTAQDSIDYVNAHPGVEYHSYGTTDPNGGAVSLDRATMIVKKFDDPTSLFGGATSTRDFVVARLAETYLVAAEAYFQSGDASTGLDRLNVVRERAGVDDATLGELDIDYILDERGRELMGEYHRWFDLKRTGKLVERASAHNSWITPSNFEGANGNLKILRPIPQNAIDLNQNKDFPQNPAYE
- a CDS encoding ribonuclease HII; this translates as MKLLPYLEANRLEAGCDEVGRGCLCGPVVAAAVILPNDFANELINDSKKLSKGNREGLVQEIKDNSIAWAVAESSVEEIDQINILNASFLAMSRSIEMLKVVPEHLLIDGNRFKSELTIPFDCIVKGDGKFASIAAASILAKVYRDNLMAEKAKQYPGYGWEKNAGYPTKQHREGIEKWGATPLHRKSFKLLPDQLEIKF